In bacterium BMS3Abin08, a single window of DNA contains:
- the epmB gene encoding L-lysine 2,3-aminomutase — protein sequence MKNFKDIPDIRKLSDEELSDIEVVARVFPFKTNNYVIEKLINWDNIPYDPMFILNFPQKGILLTNDYDTMALAVLQKDEQRITETARKIQYSLNPHPAGQLEYNTPTFNGKKLKGIQHKYMETVLFMAKKGQTCHAFCTFCFRWPQFIGDCNLRIGTNDIRTLIEYLKEHPGVTDLLLTGGDPLVMKTETIEGYILPLLNADLPNLKNIRIGTKVLSYWPYRFLNDEDSPQLLKLFKRIVDSGKHLAFMAHFNHPQELSTDEVQEAIARIRDTGAEIRTQSPILRNINNNPKLWAAMWKKQVELGCIPYYMFVVRDTGAQHYFGLPLIEAFDIFRNAFNGVSGLARTVRGPVMSTTAGKIQMTGFSEVLGHPVITLAMIQARNPDWVLKPFYAKYDEDAFWIDDLMPAFGEDNFFFEHPYNRIQYLSEEYTN from the coding sequence TTGAAAAACTTTAAGGACATTCCGGATATAAGAAAACTCTCCGATGAGGAGCTGTCCGATATCGAGGTTGTGGCAAGGGTTTTTCCTTTTAAAACGAATAACTACGTTATTGAGAAACTCATCAACTGGGATAACATACCTTATGATCCCATGTTTATTCTGAATTTTCCCCAGAAAGGAATACTTTTAACAAACGACTATGATACGATGGCATTGGCTGTTCTTCAGAAGGATGAGCAAAGGATTACGGAGACTGCACGTAAGATTCAATACTCTCTTAATCCCCACCCTGCGGGTCAGCTTGAATACAACACACCTACTTTTAACGGTAAAAAACTCAAGGGCATCCAGCATAAATACATGGAAACAGTCTTATTTATGGCTAAAAAGGGACAAACGTGTCATGCCTTCTGTACTTTCTGCTTTCGCTGGCCCCAGTTCATTGGTGACTGTAATCTCAGGATAGGCACAAATGATATCAGAACCTTGATAGAGTACCTGAAGGAACATCCCGGGGTAACCGATCTGTTACTCACCGGCGGAGACCCGCTGGTTATGAAAACAGAGACCATCGAGGGTTATATTCTGCCTTTGCTTAACGCCGATCTCCCCAATCTGAAAAACATAAGGATTGGGACAAAGGTGCTCTCATACTGGCCCTATCGTTTCCTGAACGATGAGGATTCACCGCAATTATTGAAATTATTCAAAAGAATTGTCGACTCCGGAAAACACCTTGCATTCATGGCGCACTTCAATCATCCACAGGAGTTAAGCACTGACGAGGTACAAGAGGCGATTGCAAGGATCAGGGATACGGGAGCCGAGATAAGGACACAGTCCCCCATCCTCCGTAATATCAATAACAACCCCAAGCTCTGGGCTGCCATGTGGAAAAAACAGGTCGAACTCGGCTGCATCCCCTACTATATGTTTGTCGTGCGGGACACAGGAGCCCAGCATTATTTTGGCCTGCCCCTGATTGAGGCATTTGATATATTCAGGAATGCATTCAATGGTGTTTCAGGTCTGGCCAGAACCGTACGCGGTCCCGTCATGTCCACAACTGCCGGCAAGATACAGATGACAGGGTTCTCAGAAGTTCTTGGACACCCGGTAATTACACTTGCCATGATTCAGGCAAGAAATCCCGATTGGGTCTTAAAGCCCTTCTATGCCAAATACGATGAAGATGCTTTCTGGATCGATGATCTGATGCCTGCATTTGGAGAGGACAATTTCTTTTTTGAACATCCTTACAATAGAATACAGTATCTGTCTGAAGAATATACCAATTAA
- the treT_1 gene encoding trehalose synthase — protein sequence MLSDYSGIAPKSDLILIKRLCERFRNRHFLHINSTRAGGGVAEILQRMVPILKNLGIDTRWEVIKGDKRFYDITKRIHNALQGSPEAISEDMWKYHYEVNRTNAEKLNLDADAVLIHDPQPAPLIEFRHDRGHWIWRCHIDLSSPREDVCNRLQEYCKKYTASIFSVARFTRAFGNPEFIVPPSIDPISEKNRELTSREIDETLEKYGIPSDRPMILQVSRFDRFKDPIGVIKAYRLVKKYNDCILVLAGSPATDDPEGESVLNEVREFTCSDPDIFLLLLPTYSDKEINALQRSATVVLQKSLKEGFGLTVSEAMWKGKPVIGGAVGGIPLQIVNGVTGFLVHSIEGTAFRIRQFLNNTDMMERMGKSGKEHVRQNFLITRQIRDYLLIWLCMESGNLDFIEV from the coding sequence ATGCTCTCTGATTACTCCGGAATAGCCCCGAAGAGCGACCTCATCCTCATAAAAAGACTCTGTGAAAGGTTTCGTAACCGTCACTTTCTACATATCAATTCAACCCGTGCAGGTGGAGGTGTCGCCGAAATACTACAGAGGATGGTTCCGATATTGAAGAACCTCGGGATCGACACAAGATGGGAAGTAATAAAAGGGGACAAGAGATTTTATGATATAACAAAAAGGATCCACAATGCCCTCCAGGGGAGTCCTGAAGCAATCAGTGAGGATATGTGGAAATACCACTACGAGGTTAACAGGACCAATGCCGAAAAGCTGAATCTCGATGCGGATGCGGTTTTAATTCATGATCCTCAACCCGCACCGCTTATTGAATTCCGTCATGATAGGGGACACTGGATCTGGAGATGCCACATAGATCTCTCAAGTCCCCGTGAAGATGTCTGTAACAGGCTGCAGGAGTATTGTAAAAAGTATACTGCATCTATATTCTCCGTAGCCCGTTTTACAAGGGCTTTTGGAAACCCGGAGTTTATCGTCCCCCCTTCTATAGATCCTATAAGCGAAAAAAACCGTGAACTTACTTCCCGGGAGATCGATGAAACGCTGGAAAAATACGGTATACCTTCCGACAGACCCATGATCCTTCAGGTTTCACGTTTTGACCGGTTCAAAGATCCGATAGGTGTAATCAAGGCATATCGTCTTGTAAAAAAGTACAACGACTGTATCCTTGTACTTGCCGGAAGCCCGGCAACAGACGACCCGGAGGGAGAAAGCGTTCTGAACGAGGTCCGGGAATTTACCTGCAGCGATCCCGACATATTCCTCCTCCTCCTGCCCACATACAGTGACAAGGAGATTAACGCCCTCCAGAGAAGCGCCACCGTAGTGCTGCAGAAGTCGCTGAAGGAGGGTTTCGGACTCACCGTCTCTGAGGCGATGTGGAAGGGTAAGCCTGTGATTGGTGGCGCCGTCGGTGGTATACCGTTACAGATAGTTAACGGCGTTACAGGTTTTCTTGTCCATTCAATAGAGGGTACGGCCTTCAGGATCAGACAGTTTCTCAACAACACCGACATGATGGAAAGGATGGGCAAGTCGGGAAAAGAGCACGTAAGACAAAACTTCCTTATAACACGCCAGATCAGGGACTACCTGCTTATATGGCTCTGCATGGAAAGCGGGAATTTAGATTTTATTGAGGTGTAA
- the gpgS gene encoding glucosyl-3-phosphoglycerate synthase: MSDFFQTGIVTTLHKLGKEDIERIEAELTWYAHERPIALILPSLYSELEGDALKGIVKGLQDVNYIKEIIVTLGPASEEEFKYAKEFFSVLPQKTRIIWNTGPRMSEIYNLVNLTELPIGEHGKGRSAWMAYGYVLSRQEFHAIALHDCDIMTYNRELLARLCYPVTNSNLDYHFCKGYYSRVTDRMHGRVTRLLVTPLLRALQKIIGYNQLLVFFDSFRYPLAGEFSMMTDLARVIKIPGDWGLEVGVLAEVYRNTSLRRVCQVDISENYEHKHQELSPEDASKGLHKMCVDICKSLFRTLASEGVVFSEGAFKTLIATYMRTAQDMLKRYEDDAAINGLYFDRHEESLAVETFTKGIKQASEIIMADPLGVPLISSWDRVSSAIPDILNNIRQAVKEDNQ; encoded by the coding sequence ATGTCAGACTTTTTTCAGACCGGGATAGTAACTACACTGCACAAGCTTGGAAAGGAAGACATAGAGAGAATAGAGGCTGAACTGACCTGGTATGCCCATGAAAGGCCGATTGCCCTTATCTTGCCATCCCTTTACAGTGAACTTGAAGGAGATGCCCTGAAGGGTATTGTTAAGGGGCTGCAGGACGTAAACTACATAAAAGAAATAATAGTTACCCTTGGCCCGGCATCAGAAGAGGAATTCAAGTATGCAAAGGAATTCTTCTCTGTTCTGCCCCAGAAAACAAGAATTATCTGGAATACCGGGCCCAGAATGAGCGAAATATATAACCTCGTTAATTTGACGGAACTACCTATCGGTGAACATGGGAAGGGACGCTCTGCATGGATGGCCTATGGTTATGTGCTTTCCCGTCAGGAGTTTCATGCAATTGCACTTCATGACTGTGACATCATGACTTACAACAGGGAGCTGCTTGCAAGGCTCTGTTACCCGGTCACCAACTCAAACCTTGATTACCACTTCTGTAAAGGTTACTACAGCAGGGTCACCGACAGGATGCATGGAAGGGTGACAAGATTACTCGTTACCCCACTGTTGAGGGCCTTACAGAAGATCATCGGCTATAATCAGCTTCTCGTCTTCTTTGACAGCTTCAGGTATCCTCTTGCCGGTGAATTTTCAATGATGACAGACCTTGCAAGGGTTATCAAGATCCCCGGGGATTGGGGGCTGGAGGTCGGTGTCCTTGCCGAGGTATACAGAAACACATCACTGCGCCGGGTCTGTCAGGTCGATATTTCTGAAAACTATGAACATAAGCACCAGGAACTCTCCCCCGAAGATGCCTCTAAGGGCCTTCACAAGATGTGTGTTGATATATGTAAATCACTTTTCAGAACCCTCGCATCCGAGGGTGTAGTCTTTTCAGAAGGGGCCTTTAAGACATTGATTGCCACTTACATGAGAACAGCCCAGGATATGCTTAAGAGATATGAGGATGATGCAGCCATTAACGGTCTGTACTTTGACAGGCACGAAGAGAGTCTCGCTGTGGAGACCTTTACCAAAGGAATCAAACAGGCCTCCGAGATAATAATGGCCGATCCTCTCGGTGTACCACTGATATCGAGTTGGGACAGGGTAAGTTCAGCAATCCCGGATATACTGAATAATATCAGGCAGGCCGTGAAAGAAGACAACCAGTAG
- a CDS encoding sporulation related domain protein: MRFVIAGFCLLFIALGHHYAAADQGYAVQVGNFFQKHNARDVINSLSDEDIECVTIGQEGRYRVVCGSSMDIGEARELRDKLEGEGYVDAFLTASGSEGPETARNYGDKEEPPIGNKGISGDIFGRKGGYFHPFLSLSVNYTDNVFNTKDNKKSDVLAVITPGIWISVPRVKQKLLDIATTSISPGGIPTSIFKERFSRRYQTYLLYRADIEQFKRFSSQNTVSHRIDGLFQYNFRGGLSLDLFDQYIKSHDMRGTGVSFEPDKFDTNLLGIMLTYDISDRFILRTDYRNYMVNYIDSRNNFRDRTDNAVSVYLFYRFFPKTSAFLEYEFVDIDYDENVIDDSKEDHFFTGIQWDITAKSKGRIKAGYGMKDFTRENDGREFLFELQLDHKFTPKTSLKLVATRKTNETNISTADYILSDGLRARYLQRFTAKISGSIGLSYNNDKYHGELTFGGETRERDDDIYSASLALQYEFREWLKTDLGYLYSRRDSNFSEFDYSNNTFFIRITGSL, translated from the coding sequence ATGAGGTTTGTTATTGCAGGATTTTGTCTGTTATTTATTGCATTGGGTCATCATTATGCAGCGGCTGACCAGGGTTATGCCGTGCAGGTGGGCAACTTCTTCCAAAAGCATAATGCCCGGGATGTAATTAACAGCCTTTCAGACGAAGACATAGAATGTGTCACCATTGGACAGGAAGGCCGTTACAGGGTTGTATGTGGCTCCTCAATGGATATCGGGGAGGCCAGGGAACTCAGAGATAAGCTTGAAGGGGAGGGTTATGTGGATGCCTTTCTTACAGCATCAGGGAGTGAGGGGCCTGAAACCGCTCGTAATTACGGAGATAAGGAAGAACCTCCCATCGGCAATAAAGGGATTTCCGGTGATATCTTCGGGAGAAAAGGGGGATACTTTCATCCCTTTTTGTCTCTGTCTGTAAATTACACTGATAACGTGTTCAATACAAAGGATAATAAAAAGAGCGATGTCCTGGCCGTTATAACCCCCGGGATATGGATTTCAGTGCCGAGGGTCAAACAGAAACTTCTTGATATTGCCACCACGAGTATCTCTCCCGGTGGTATCCCTACGAGTATATTCAAGGAGAGGTTTTCCAGGAGATACCAGACATATCTTCTTTACAGGGCCGACATTGAGCAGTTCAAGAGGTTTTCTTCCCAAAATACCGTCAGTCACCGCATAGACGGACTCTTCCAGTATAATTTCAGGGGCGGTCTCTCTCTGGACCTGTTTGACCAGTATATTAAATCCCACGATATGCGGGGGACGGGTGTATCCTTTGAACCTGATAAATTTGATACAAATCTTCTGGGCATCATGCTGACCTATGATATTAGTGACAGGTTTATTCTCAGGACGGATTACAGGAATTACATGGTAAATTACATTGATTCCAGGAACAACTTCAGGGACAGAACGGATAATGCGGTTTCAGTATATCTCTTTTACAGGTTTTTCCCGAAGACTTCGGCCTTTCTTGAATATGAGTTTGTAGATATTGATTATGATGAAAATGTTATTGACGACAGTAAGGAAGATCACTTTTTTACCGGCATCCAGTGGGACATTACGGCCAAGTCAAAGGGGAGGATCAAGGCCGGATACGGTATGAAGGATTTCACCAGGGAGAACGATGGCAGAGAGTTCCTTTTCGAGCTTCAACTTGATCACAAGTTCACCCCGAAGACCTCTCTTAAGCTTGTTGCCACGAGAAAGACAAACGAAACCAACATCTCAACAGCGGATTATATTCTTTCGGACGGGCTGCGTGCCCGGTACCTGCAGAGGTTTACTGCAAAGATAAGCGGTTCCATTGGACTTTCATACAATAATGATAAATACCACGGGGAGTTGACATTTGGAGGAGAGACCAGGGAGAGGGACGATGACATCTACTCTGCATCCCTTGCCCTCCAGTATGAATTCAGGGAGTGGTTAAAGACAGACCTCGGCTATCTCTATTCGAGAAGAGACTCCAACTTTTCTGAATTTGATTATTCAAACAATACCTTCTTTATAAGGATAACCGGTTCTTTGTAA
- the otsA gene encoding trehalose-phosphate synthase — MHSELKNFIEKEFNKRKKLILVSNREPYVHKLKSGGIVVEHSAGGVTTALDDVLRFTGGIWTAWGSGSADRLVVGEDDIIEVPPDDPSYTLKRVWFTKRVLENYYHGFSNRVLWPLCHISLDRVYYRRKYWEDYIKANFIFSNAISPLVDNNSILWVHDYHLCMLPRIMRERFPSLTIAHFWHIPWPDWDVFRACPQSQNILEGLLGNDIIGFQLPLFVKNFLDCVKETLDAEVDYENGTILYRDQHTFLRAFPISIDYSKFNSLSSTPTLEKTISKLKKRLKLPELTGIGVDRLEYTKGLIKRLQALDLFFEKHEKYRNRFTFIQIAVSTRMQEPYLSYRKAVEALILKIQRRYATDTWTPIIYIDKKIEQKNLVAYYRMADIAIISSLYDGMNLVAKEYVASQVELRGVLLLSGLAGAAEELEGAIRVNPYDVENFADSINIALKMPREERETRMKTLRRHVSDNDIYKWILEIFRTLISTSEIKENGRCNLFDKIDSIVNYIKNTDIFLFIDYDGTLTPIVDLPENAHIPEETRTLLVKLHKYIPVTIITGRTLEDIRKRVDIEDIIYAGNHGAEIWDGKKVVHTQRSDHNLNLIREILDNLKKNLSDIKGVIVEDKGITASIHYRNVWDKHIGELFRRFWLSVKGYEDRIRITSGKKVFEIRPIHAWNKGDAVKWILSKYGKNRTPLYIGDDVTDEDAYDAIRGKGISINVGLNSRADYYLDDQYKVMELLNQILSSRR; from the coding sequence ATGCACTCAGAACTCAAAAACTTTATTGAAAAGGAATTTAATAAAAGGAAAAAGCTTATCCTGGTATCAAACAGAGAGCCTTACGTCCATAAATTAAAATCGGGCGGGATCGTTGTGGAACATTCAGCCGGGGGGGTTACTACCGCCCTTGACGATGTTCTCAGGTTTACAGGCGGGATCTGGACGGCCTGGGGCAGCGGAAGCGCTGACAGACTGGTCGTTGGAGAGGATGATATAATAGAGGTTCCCCCTGACGATCCTTCTTATACACTGAAGAGGGTCTGGTTTACAAAAAGGGTCCTGGAGAATTACTATCATGGATTTTCAAACCGTGTACTCTGGCCCCTCTGCCATATATCCCTGGACAGGGTTTACTATAGGAGGAAATACTGGGAAGACTATATAAAGGCTAACTTCATATTTTCAAATGCGATAAGTCCGCTGGTCGATAATAACTCCATCCTGTGGGTTCATGATTACCACCTCTGTATGCTTCCACGCATAATGCGGGAACGGTTCCCGTCACTCACAATTGCCCATTTCTGGCACATCCCCTGGCCTGACTGGGATGTCTTCAGGGCATGTCCACAATCACAAAACATCCTCGAAGGACTCCTGGGTAATGATATTATAGGCTTCCAGCTCCCGCTTTTTGTAAAAAATTTCCTCGACTGTGTTAAAGAGACACTGGATGCCGAGGTTGATTATGAAAACGGCACAATCCTGTACAGGGATCAACATACCTTTTTAAGGGCCTTCCCGATAAGCATAGACTACAGCAAGTTCAATTCCTTAAGTTCAACCCCGACACTGGAGAAAACTATTTCAAAGCTCAAAAAAAGACTGAAGCTTCCCGAGCTTACGGGCATTGGTGTCGACAGGCTCGAGTATACCAAGGGCCTGATCAAGAGGCTTCAGGCCCTCGACCTCTTTTTTGAGAAACATGAGAAATACCGCAACAGATTCACTTTTATCCAGATAGCAGTCTCAACACGCATGCAGGAACCCTATTTAAGCTACAGGAAGGCAGTGGAGGCCCTTATTTTAAAAATCCAGAGACGGTATGCGACGGATACGTGGACACCTATAATTTATATCGATAAAAAGATCGAACAGAAAAACCTTGTAGCCTATTACAGAATGGCTGATATTGCCATAATCAGTTCTCTCTATGACGGCATGAATCTTGTCGCAAAGGAGTATGTTGCCTCACAGGTCGAACTCAGGGGTGTACTTCTCCTCAGTGGTCTTGCGGGAGCGGCTGAAGAACTTGAAGGCGCCATCCGGGTTAATCCCTACGACGTCGAAAACTTCGCAGACAGTATCAATATCGCACTGAAGATGCCCAGGGAGGAGAGGGAAACGAGGATGAAAACCCTCAGAAGACACGTATCGGATAACGATATCTACAAGTGGATTCTCGAAATCTTCCGGACCCTTATATCAACTTCTGAAATAAAGGAAAACGGACGTTGTAACCTCTTTGATAAAATTGATTCCATAGTGAATTACATAAAGAACACCGATATCTTCCTCTTTATAGATTACGACGGCACACTCACACCTATAGTGGATCTGCCTGAAAATGCCCACATCCCGGAAGAGACCCGTACCCTCCTCGTGAAACTCCATAAATACATTCCGGTTACCATAATAACCGGAAGAACCCTTGAGGACATAAGAAAGCGTGTGGATATCGAGGATATCATATATGCAGGGAATCATGGTGCGGAGATCTGGGACGGCAAAAAAGTGGTTCATACACAGCGTTCAGATCATAATCTGAATCTTATCAGGGAGATTCTTGATAACCTGAAGAAGAATCTCTCAGATATCAAAGGTGTCATTGTGGAAGACAAGGGCATTACTGCAAGTATCCACTACAGGAATGTATGGGACAAACATATAGGAGAGCTTTTCAGGAGGTTCTGGTTATCGGTTAAAGGCTATGAAGACCGTATCAGGATAACATCCGGGAAGAAGGTCTTCGAGATCAGGCCGATTCACGCCTGGAACAAGGGAGATGCCGTAAAATGGATACTCTCTAAATATGGAAAGAACAGGACACCTCTGTATATCGGTGATGATGTAACCGACGAGGATGCCTATGATGCTATCAGGGGAAAGGGAATCTCAATAAACGTCGGCCTGAACTCCAGGGCCGATTATTATCTTGATGACCAGTATAAGGTAATGGAACTTCTGAACCAAATCCTTTCTTCAAGGAGGTAA
- the speE_1 gene encoding spermidine synthase has protein sequence MIRFFENDPYSPIQYVYDVDKILYKGRSEYQEIMVIENSYFGRILILDGVVQLTEKDEFFYHEMLVHVAMHSHPDPRKIAVIGGGDGGAVREIVKHDTVEKVFFVEIDREVINTSKKYFPTVSSEIDNARVEIHNMDGAEFVKNRKNELDLVIVDSTDIIGFAKSLFTVEFFRSIRDCLTDQGMFVTLSESLHFHRDMVVDVQETMRLVFPVVDLYTAPIATYAGNWWTFSAASMTLPIRDKRRTTVENTRFYSEDLHRQSFLPEGLYKKLLQKELDW, from the coding sequence ATGATCCGTTTTTTTGAGAATGATCCATACTCACCAATCCAGTATGTTTATGACGTGGACAAAATCCTCTATAAAGGCAGAAGTGAGTACCAGGAGATCATGGTGATCGAAAACTCTTACTTCGGAAGAATCCTTATACTGGACGGTGTCGTTCAGCTAACCGAGAAGGACGAGTTCTTCTACCACGAAATGCTCGTTCATGTTGCAATGCACTCCCATCCGGATCCGCGGAAGATTGCGGTCATCGGGGGTGGTGACGGGGGCGCCGTAAGGGAAATCGTAAAGCACGACACGGTCGAAAAGGTCTTTTTCGTCGAAATAGACCGTGAGGTTATCAATACGTCAAAGAAATACTTCCCCACCGTATCATCTGAAATCGACAACGCAAGGGTCGAGATTCATAACATGGACGGCGCCGAGTTTGTCAAAAACAGGAAAAATGAACTTGACCTCGTGATTGTGGATTCGACCGACATCATCGGTTTCGCAAAGAGCCTTTTTACAGTTGAGTTCTTCAGGTCCATCAGGGATTGTCTGACTGATCAGGGTATGTTTGTTACCCTTTCAGAATCCCTCCATTTCCATCGTGATATGGTGGTTGATGTGCAGGAAACAATGAGGCTTGTCTTCCCGGTTGTCGATCTGTACACAGCCCCGATTGCAACCTATGCCGGAAACTGGTGGACATTCTCTGCAGCATCCATGACCCTGCCCATCCGCGACAAAAGGAGGACAACCGTGGAGAACACACGTTTTTACAGTGAAGATCTTCACAGGCAGTCTTTCCTTCCCGAAGGACTGTATAAAAAACTGTTGCAAAAAGAACTGGACTGGTGA